One region of Centropristis striata isolate RG_2023a ecotype Rhode Island chromosome 3, C.striata_1.0, whole genome shotgun sequence genomic DNA includes:
- the cdc42 gene encoding cell division control protein 42 homolog isoform X1 — MQTIKCVVVGDGAVGKTCLLISYTTNKFPSEYVPTVFDNYAVTVMIGGEPYTLGLFDTAGQEDYDRLRPLSYPQTDVFLVCFSVVSPSSFENVKEKWVPEITHHCPKTPFLLVGTQIDLRDDPSTIEKLAKNKQKPITPETAEKLARDLKAVKYVECSALTQKGLKNVFDEAILAALEPPEPKKKRKCVLL, encoded by the exons ATGCAGACCATCAAGTGTGTTGTAGTTGGGGACGGTGCTGTGGGTAAAACCTGCCTGCTCATCTCTTACACCACAAACAAGTTTCCTTCTGAATATGTACCTACG GTGTTTGATAATTATGCTGTAACTGTAATGATTGGAGGCGAGCCCTACACTCTGGGTTTGTTTGATACAGCag GTCAGGAAGACTACGACAGGTTACGACCTCTGAGTTATCCCCAGACAGATGTCTTCCTCGTCTGTTTCTCCGTCGTGTCCCCGTCCTCCTTTGAAAACGTCAAAGAAAAG tgggttCCAGAGATTACCCACCACTGTCCAAAGACCCCCTTCCTGCTAGTTGGGACTCAGATTGACTTGCGGGATGACCCCTCCACTATAGAGAAGCTGGCCAAGAACAAGCAGAAGCCCATCACTCCGGAGACAGCCGAGAAGCTGGCGAGAGACCTCAAGGCTGTGAAATATGTGGAGTGCTCAGCCCTCACGcag AAAGGCCTAAAGAATGTGTTTGATGAGGCGATATTGGCTGCATTGGAGCCCCCAGAGCCCAAGAAGAAACGTAAATGTGTGCTGCTATGA
- the snrpe gene encoding small nuclear ribonucleoprotein E has product MAYRGQGQKVQKVMVQPINLIFRYLQNRSRIQVWLYEQVNMRIEGCIIGFDEYMNLVLDDAEEVHMKTKNRKPLGRIMLKGDNITLLQSVSN; this is encoded by the exons ATGGCGTACagaggacaaggacagaagGTCCAGAAGGTGATGGTGCAGCCCATT AACCTCATTTTCAGGTATCTGCAAAAT CGCTCAAGGATCCAGGTGTGGTTGTATGAACAGGTCAACATGCGGATAGAGGGCTGCATTATT GGTTTCGATGAGTACATGAACCTGGTTCTTGATGATGCTGAGGAGGTCCACATGAAGACCAAGAACAGAAAGCCGCTGG GGAGGATCATGTTGAAAGGAGACAACATCACCTTGCTACAGAGTGTGTCCAACTAG
- the cdc42 gene encoding cell division control protein 42 homolog isoform X2 translates to MQTIKCVVVGDGAVGKTCLLISYTTNKFPSEYVPTVFDNYAVTVMIGGEPYTLGLFDTAGQEDYDRLRPLSYPQTDVFLVCFSVVSPSSFENVKEKWVPEITHHCPKTPFLLVGTQIDLRDDPSTIEKLAKNKQKPITPETAEKLARDLKAVKYVECSALTQRGLKNVFDEAILAALEPPETQRKRKCCIF, encoded by the exons ATGCAGACCATCAAGTGTGTTGTAGTTGGGGACGGTGCTGTGGGTAAAACCTGCCTGCTCATCTCTTACACCACAAACAAGTTTCCTTCTGAATATGTACCTACG GTGTTTGATAATTATGCTGTAACTGTAATGATTGGAGGCGAGCCCTACACTCTGGGTTTGTTTGATACAGCag GTCAGGAAGACTACGACAGGTTACGACCTCTGAGTTATCCCCAGACAGATGTCTTCCTCGTCTGTTTCTCCGTCGTGTCCCCGTCCTCCTTTGAAAACGTCAAAGAAAAG tgggttCCAGAGATTACCCACCACTGTCCAAAGACCCCCTTCCTGCTAGTTGGGACTCAGATTGACTTGCGGGATGACCCCTCCACTATAGAGAAGCTGGCCAAGAACAAGCAGAAGCCCATCACTCCGGAGACAGCCGAGAAGCTGGCGAGAGACCTCAAGGCTGTGAAATATGTGGAGTGCTCAGCCCTCACGcag CGAGGGCTGAAGAATGTTTTTGACGAAGCTATCCTAGCTGCCCTAGAGCCGCCTGAGACGCAGAGAAAGAGGAAATGCTGTATATTTTGA